Proteins found in one Candidatus Latescibacterota bacterium genomic segment:
- a CDS encoding NHL repeat-containing protein, translating into MPFVLRRTRTIRLLSGSFIIFLILLLTSDQSMPGPRIASTRSDDDPEIAGNEYISGEMELFLYKETIVLGKGILREPLGLDVSPTGEIFVADAMTGKIFIFAPDGAVVEFEDPPLGSSIYPIDLAVNGTFVYVLDYSDNRLLRYDRNGTFLDVLISFGLYDRMRPSSVSGGGGGRLLTTDMKNHGLTIWTPLLDIEFLWNEFGFMEGALDRPAKAVLLLDERIAVAETGNKRVQIFSPSGRYESILVLPDDTGFEKPRSICVGRDGNIHVADTDAGAVFIFSPDLSFLGKIDSFGGMKISPSAVAVGWNGGLYIADIRSGSILVMKRVDSVDE; encoded by the coding sequence ATGCCGTTCGTTCTGAGAAGGACCCGGACTATCAGACTCTTGTCCGGCTCCTTTATCATCTTTTTAATTCTACTGCTGACATCTGATCAGTCAATGCCCGGGCCCAGGATTGCCTCGACCCGGTCCGATGACGATCCTGAGATAGCCGGGAACGAGTATATATCCGGTGAGATGGAGCTCTTTCTGTATAAAGAGACGATCGTTCTCGGAAAAGGCATTCTTCGAGAACCTCTTGGACTGGATGTCTCACCGACAGGAGAAATCTTTGTAGCCGATGCAATGACTGGAAAGATCTTTATCTTTGCTCCGGATGGTGCCGTGGTAGAATTCGAGGATCCTCCCCTGGGCAGTTCGATTTATCCGATAGACCTTGCTGTCAACGGCACATTCGTATATGTGCTCGACTACTCCGATAACAGGCTTCTGCGTTATGACCGGAACGGTACGTTCCTTGACGTCCTGATCTCATTCGGACTTTACGACAGAATGAGGCCTTCTTCGGTCAGTGGCGGTGGGGGAGGGCGTCTTCTGACTACGGATATGAAGAACCATGGATTGACCATATGGACTCCCCTTCTTGATATCGAATTTTTGTGGAATGAGTTCGGGTTTATGGAGGGGGCTCTCGACAGACCGGCAAAGGCCGTTCTCCTTCTGGATGAAAGAATAGCCGTAGCAGAGACTGGAAACAAAAGGGTGCAGATATTTTCGCCATCAGGCAGATATGAGTCAATACTTGTACTGCCGGATGATACAGGTTTCGAGAAACCCCGTTCCATCTGTGTCGGCAGGGATGGAAATATTCATGTAGCCGATACGGATGCGGGCGCGGTCTTTATCTTTTCCCCGGATCTTTCCTTTCTTGGAAAGATAGACTCCTTTGGCGGAATGAAGATATCTCCATCTGCAGTAGCCGTCGGCTGGAACGGTGGACTGTACATAGCCGATATAAGATCCGGCTCGATCCTCGTCATGAAACGGGTTGATAGCGTCGACGAATGA
- the thiC gene encoding phosphomethylpyrimidine synthase ThiC produces MTEYEIAKSGRISDALKAVAEEENIDREQLRELVATGRVIITGMARKHSRVIGIGEGLTTKVNANIGTSPDHTDMDIELEKLKTAIDAGADAVMDLSTGGDIGAIRRLVLKESTVAVGTVPIYESIVNVTRSGREVADCKVDEFFSVVEDQAREGVDFMTIHCGLVKRLAHEVAGRRTAGVVSRGGCFLLQWIMKNKMENPYYEHYDRLLDIAHEYDFALSLGDGLRPGAIADSTDRPQIGELLVIGELVERAREKGVAVFVEGPGHVPINEIQTNMQIQKKVCKGAPFYVLGPLVTDVAPGYDHITAAIGGAMAAWHGADFLCYVTPAEHLRLPSVEDVRDGVFATRIAAHAGDIGKGIKGAADWDRRISRARAELDWEKAHDESIDPVRARKIYDKSPDASDQLCTMCGEFCAIRGNMRSRE; encoded by the coding sequence TTGACAGAATACGAGATAGCGAAATCGGGCAGGATCAGCGATGCTTTAAAGGCAGTCGCCGAAGAAGAGAATATCGATCGGGAACAGCTCAGAGAGCTTGTGGCGACCGGCAGGGTGATCATCACGGGGATGGCTAGAAAGCATTCCAGGGTCATTGGTATTGGAGAGGGCCTGACGACAAAGGTCAACGCTAATATCGGTACCAGTCCCGACCACACCGATATGGACATAGAATTAGAAAAACTTAAAACGGCCATCGATGCCGGCGCCGACGCGGTGATGGACCTTTCGACCGGAGGCGATATAGGAGCGATCCGTCGACTGGTCCTCAAGGAAAGCACAGTGGCGGTAGGCACAGTGCCGATCTATGAGTCGATCGTGAACGTGACCAGGTCGGGCAGGGAAGTGGCCGACTGCAAGGTAGATGAATTTTTCTCTGTAGTGGAAGATCAGGCCAGGGAAGGCGTCGATTTTATGACCATTCACTGCGGCCTGGTAAAGAGGTTGGCTCATGAAGTAGCCGGCCGGAGAACCGCTGGTGTGGTAAGCCGGGGTGGGTGTTTCCTTCTGCAGTGGATCATGAAGAACAAAATGGAAAATCCGTACTACGAACATTACGACAGGCTACTGGATATAGCTCATGAATACGATTTTGCTCTGAGTCTGGGCGACGGGCTCAGGCCGGGCGCAATAGCTGATTCCACAGACAGGCCCCAGATAGGTGAACTTCTCGTGATAGGCGAGCTTGTCGAGAGAGCCCGCGAGAAAGGTGTCGCAGTCTTTGTCGAGGGCCCGGGACATGTGCCGATCAACGAGATACAGACCAACATGCAGATTCAGAAGAAGGTCTGTAAAGGCGCTCCCTTCTACGTTCTCGGACCTCTTGTGACTGATGTGGCGCCGGGGTATGATCATATAACGGCAGCGATCGGAGGCGCAATGGCTGCATGGCATGGAGCAGATTTCCTCTGCTACGTAACGCCTGCAGAACATCTCAGGCTTCCCTCTGTCGAAGATGTCAGAGATGGGGTCTTCGCGACCCGGATAGCGGCTCACGCCGGTGATATCGGCAAGGGGATAAAAGGTGCGGCTGATTGGGACCGCAGGATCTCCAGGGCAAGGGCTGAGCTTGACTGGGAAAAGGCACATGACGAAAGTATAGATCCTGTAAGGGCCAGGAAGATTTACGACAAAAGCCCTGACGCAAGTGATCAGTTGTGTACGATGTGTGGCGAGTTCTGCGCGATCCGGGGGAACATGCGAAGCAGGGAGTAA
- the hutU gene encoding urocanate hydratase: MCSEVIRAPRGSEISCKGWFQEAAMRMLMNNLDPENAENPDQLVVYGGTGKAARNWESYHAIIDSLKNLENDETLLVQSGKPVAVFPTHEGAPRVLIANSLLVPKWATWEHFWELESKDLMMYGQMTAGSWMYIGTQGILQGTYETFSECANMHFGGSLAGRFVLSGGLGGMSGAQPLAVTMNGGVCLIVEVDVERIKRRLDTRYCDIMETDLDIALGKIDEAVKAKKPLSIGLVGNAADVFPELVKRGIVPDVVTDQTSAHDPLNGYVPKGMSLEEALKLRSEDPDRYIKEAIDSMVHHVQAMIDLQDKGSIVFDYGNNIRGMAEKGGLENAFSFPGFVPAFIRPMFCIGKGPFRWIALSGRKEDIYRTDDLILELFPENESLCRWIRLARERVAFQGLPSRICWLSYGEREKFGLAMHDLVASGEISAPIVIGRDHLDSGSVASPYRETESMKDGSDAVADWPILNALLNTSSGAAWVSVHHGGGVGMGLSIHAGLAVLADGTPEGRVKLARCLNNDPGTGVARHADAGYDIAIEKAKDAGLKIPMLGK; the protein is encoded by the coding sequence ATGTGTTCCGAAGTGATCAGAGCTCCAAGGGGAAGTGAGATCAGCTGTAAGGGATGGTTTCAGGAAGCAGCGATGAGGATGCTGATGAACAATCTGGACCCCGAGAATGCTGAAAATCCCGATCAGCTGGTGGTTTATGGAGGTACGGGAAAGGCAGCCAGGAACTGGGAAAGTTATCACGCGATCATCGATTCGCTGAAAAACCTGGAGAATGACGAGACCCTTCTAGTGCAGTCCGGCAAGCCGGTAGCTGTATTCCCAACACACGAGGGTGCGCCAAGGGTACTTATCGCCAATTCTCTGCTCGTTCCTAAATGGGCGACGTGGGAGCATTTCTGGGAGCTGGAATCGAAGGACCTCATGATGTATGGGCAAATGACAGCAGGCTCCTGGATGTATATCGGGACACAGGGTATCCTGCAGGGGACATACGAGACTTTTTCAGAATGCGCGAACATGCATTTCGGCGGTAGCCTGGCAGGTCGTTTCGTCCTCTCGGGTGGGCTTGGAGGGATGAGTGGAGCTCAGCCACTGGCAGTTACGATGAATGGCGGAGTATGTCTCATCGTCGAAGTGGATGTGGAGCGGATCAAAAGAAGACTCGATACCAGGTATTGCGATATCATGGAGACCGATCTCGACATTGCCCTTGGGAAGATCGATGAAGCGGTCAAGGCAAAGAAGCCCCTGTCTATCGGACTCGTTGGGAATGCTGCGGACGTTTTCCCCGAACTTGTAAAAAGGGGTATAGTTCCCGATGTCGTTACAGACCAGACTTCGGCCCACGATCCGCTGAACGGTTATGTTCCGAAGGGAATGTCGCTTGAGGAAGCACTGAAACTACGATCGGAAGACCCGGACCGGTATATCAAGGAAGCGATAGACTCGATGGTCCATCATGTCCAGGCGATGATCGACCTTCAGGATAAAGGCTCGATCGTATTCGATTATGGTAACAATATCAGGGGAATGGCGGAAAAGGGTGGATTGGAGAACGCTTTCTCCTTCCCCGGTTTCGTACCTGCTTTTATCAGGCCGATGTTCTGCATAGGGAAGGGGCCCTTCCGATGGATCGCCCTTTCCGGCAGAAAAGAGGATATCTACAGGACCGACGATCTGATCCTGGAACTCTTTCCTGAGAACGAATCTCTCTGCAGGTGGATACGCCTGGCCAGGGAGAGGGTGGCCTTCCAGGGCCTGCCTTCAAGGATATGCTGGTTGTCATACGGAGAAAGAGAGAAATTCGGGCTTGCTATGCATGACCTGGTGGCCAGTGGTGAGATCAGTGCTCCGATAGTAATAGGCCGTGACCATCTTGACAGTGGTTCTGTGGCTTCACCCTACAGGGAGACAGAGTCGATGAAGGACGGAAGTGATGCCGTGGCCGACTGGCCGATACTCAACGCTTTGCTGAATACGTCGAGCGGCGCCGCGTGGGTCTCGGTGCATCATGGTGGTGGAGTAGGTATGGGACTTTCGATTCACGCCGGTCTTGCTGTATTGGCTGACGGAACGCCGGAAGGGCGTGTAAAACTAGCGCGTTGTCTCAATAATGACCCTGGCACAGGAGTTGCAAGACACGCAGACGCGGGCTATGATATAGCCATTGAAAAAGCTAAAGATGCGGGGCTAAAGATCCCTATGCTGGGAAAATAG